In a genomic window of Gouania willdenowi unplaced genomic scaffold, fGouWil2.1 scaffold_225_arrow_ctg1, whole genome shotgun sequence:
- the LOC114458965 gene encoding homeodomain-interacting protein kinase 2-like, protein MKPGLVIQPLGYRAPEVSIGLPFSEAIDVWALGCVLVFLYIGENLFSVFCEYQMMKRVSELLGLPKDDQLQAGAYTSCFFHEAEEGSKWRLMTPEEYEACSSISTEEDDYLVEFSSLDDLVNVHSGEESGEVEDREAFVDLLKQLLCLDGNERISPCQAQFHPFFRTSHLNQQETIRHHQPSLQADETSCHASDEKSVLDDASASKSSDSDTLKLATAEADGLPPLTDLDLVSAPTPHLNDDVLDQSSDGVTGCEVIYDIVTFPQCI, encoded by the exons GGCTCCTGAAGTCTCTATTGGCCTTCCTTTCAGTGAGGCCATTGATGTGTGGGCCCTTGGTTGTGTGCTTGTATTCCTCTACATTGGAGAAAACCTCTTCTCTGTGTTCTGTGAATACCAAATGATGAAGCGTGTTTCAGAGCTCCTTGGGTTACCGAAGGACGACCAGCTTCAGGCCGGGGCTTACACCAGTTGCTTCTTTCATGAGGCCGAGGAGGGCTCAAAATGGCGACTGATG ACACCAGAGGAATATGAAGCTTGTAGCAGCATCTCAACTGAGGAGGACGACTATCTTGTTGAGTTCTCTTCTTTGGATGATCTGGTCAAT GTTCATTCAGGAGAAGAAAGTGGTGAGGTTGAGGACAGAGAAGCCTTCGTGGACCTGCTgaagcagcttctctgcttGGATGGAAATGAAAGGATCTCTCCCTGTCAGGCTCAGTTCCATCCTTTCTTCAGAACATCCCACCTCAACCAGCAGGAGACCATCAGACACCATCAACCCTCATTACAGGCTGATGAGACCTCCTGCCATGCATCAGATGAAAAGTCTGTTCTGGATGATGCCTCTGCATCCAAGTCATCAGATAGTGACACACTGAAGTTGGCCACTGCAGAAGCTGATGGTCTCCCTCCTCTAACTGACTTGGACTTGGTGTCTGCTCCCACTCCTCATTTAAATGATGACGTTCTGGATCAGTCTTCAGATGGAGTTACCGGCT GTGAAGTCATCTATGACATCGTCACATTTCCTCAGTGCAtctga